A region of the Cryptococcus neoformans var. neoformans B-3501A chromosome 6, whole genome shotgun sequence genome:
CTAGTATTAATGCTAGGAATCAATTAAACGGCCTTGAAATAAGGGACCATAAAGGGGCAAAGGATGTACCTCTAACTTGATCTCATTTGGAAGTCCAGCCGCTGCAGGTGTTGAAATCAGCCACGATGAGGCAGCTTCGAACTGGTCTTCCGAGGCGAAGCTTATTGTCGACATTCTGAATTGATGGGTAATTTACTCGACTGTGCCTCTGAATTTGGATAGTATTGTGAGTATTCAGGTGGTTAGGAATGTCTCATGACTGGCTGATGAGCATCGAGGATCCATTAGTGCGGCCGGGCGCCTCAAGTGCCGCAGACTGGAGCTCAAAAGTAGCCCGAGACACACCCTTCAAAAGAAATGATGACGTGGAAGAACAGTGAGTCATGGTTGTCTCTTAAGGCTctaagaagaagctgagagCTTCTTCCGTCCGCTCTAGCCCCCGTATGACCTCCGTCCACTATGGGGCCCTTCATACGTCTACCAGTCCTACGATAACGACTAGTTGCCTTCTAGTCTGCCTTACACTTCAAGGATTTATCATTTCTCGCAGACTAGGAAACGGTTTATGAAAAGGACTCGCTTACTGTACTGGTACATGGTGTAATTTTCCACAAAGCGAACTTGGCGTGCGGTGCGCATTGATTGGATCCACCCTCATTCATACCTTCGACTATGGACGACAGAAGAACCATCATTGCGATGATCTAATTTGCTGTGATTTCCAAAATTCAATCATGCAACAAGATGAAACCACAGCTAAGCCGGATGCTGCACGATTCAGCATTCCCCTCATGCCTCTGAGTCCAGCTCTCCATTCATAATTATCCTACTCTTTGATAACATACAGAATCACAGATAGCCTTGAGGGTTACCTTGCCGTTTCCCACGATTAATGTTTCAGCTCGGGCAAACGATCTTGTATTCAACTCCTCATGGTCCCGCAAAGGATCGCATATGACTTTCGTTTTAATGAGGTCCGTCTTATTGTTCTAAGTtgatcaccatcatcccgGGGGTGGCCTCCTTTCACGCCATCACAATTGACGACACATGATGAGAGCCTCATAGATAAGTTCCTTTGACCTTTTATACCGTCTGTGACAGTCGCTAAAGTGAGACAGGATGCGACGAAACCTATTGGACTGAGAACGTGGGAAACCCAACACaagggaagggaaacaTCCAGAATTGCGTCGAGTCCACCAATTCATTAAGTATCTGGCTGCGTATAATGACTGTCTTTTCAATATCCAACTTTTACGCAGCTGCACTGCATTTTGATTCTTGAagcaagaaagaagggaaaatgTTGTCTCTCATCAAAATCACATGTCTTACAGCTTTTCTGGTTTGTAAGTCACCAGAGCACGATGCCTCCCCCAGTTTATAACTTGTGATCCAGCCGAGCAGCTATGGGCTAAGCCACTGATGCTACCGACTCACATCTCAACCACGGCTTATGGTCCTGCTCTGTACGATCCTAGCACTGGGCCAACATGTGCCGATATCAAGCAGAGTTAGTCCATGTTGCTCTGATTCCCCCTTGGTTAAGATCCACTGATATCCTGATTTATTATCAGCTACTGCTCCTGATTGTTGGTTAGCATCAGGTAGGTCCTCAAATATTGTCATGGCATATAAGAGCTGGGTAAGCTTGCTCACTCACTTCAGTGATGTGTGCGCTTGCCAAATGTAATGGAGGATTCATAACGTCGCTCATTGTGGCTAAGACCCAAGTACACCCTGCAACCAGTTTGAGTGTAACAGGGGCAACATTTAAGATCTGGGATCCTGATACGTTGGTTGAGACTGACCAAGCAGTCGTCCTAGCCGACACTGTAACTGGAGACGGGAACGACGACTCCAGTATCTATGTCTGGTATGCTTGCAGATTGGTGTCCTAGTGGCAATGGGTGACAGTGCCTCTTGATAGGTGGCCGAGTGCTTTGCAAGCGGCCGTAAAGAAGCATGGAGGTTCTGGAATTACGGATGGAAAATTCGATATCAATGGTGGTTTCGGTTTCAAGGCCCTATCATACCTCACCGGCCTTGAAGCATCCTGCGACATGAATTCGTCTACTTGGTGTAAGCCACCACACAGAGTATCATTTGAACCCCGAATCTAATCTGACATACTTATTGTCTGAAACAGGGGGCAACCTAGTAGCGCACGTTGATAGTACGCCCATCGTTATATGTACAAATAGCGACACAGATGTTTTGGTCAATTCTCATTGCTACACTGCCATGACGATAATTGACAACGGTGACTCGGATGATACACGAACGTAAGTGTAGACGCCTATCGTTTTCCTTGTGGCAATGCCATAAATCGAGCGACACTAAAGTGGATCGATTTAGCGTGCAACTTCATAACCCTTGGGGAAACACCAAAAATTACAAGTAAGTACTTATATACACTTGTAAACCAGCCAAATTGAACGTAACCTATTACAGATTCAGCGATATCAAGGATGACGTTAGTTACCTTGCTCACCTCACACAGTGGAACGCGTACACTGGGTAGAAGCCTGTGTAGTAAATTGGAAACTCTTCTGTCTGCAACTGATTGTGTTACTCAATTATTCTCATTGTTGTATCATTATAAGCTGCTAGCCGCTACTTGTTAGATTGCAGTAACCGAATCCTTAGGAACTTCTTTCGATGTAGTGACAATGCGTGGACGgaaggcagaagaagctaTCATTATGTTGATATGGGAAAATAAAATACAACGTCAGAAAATGCTTCGACGACGAAGATTGTTGATCATGCATCGCCGTATGGAATCCCTATCTATCCTAGTCTAATTGCGTAAACTCCAAACTATATGCGGGCGTTGTTGGCCTCTAGGCCTGCGTGATGATAGGTTATGAGGATTTGAATGAAATTACGTACAGCAAACATAGCTCAAATTACCGCAAACAACACGGTGATGCATTTTGAACTTACAGCAAACGCGGGTCGAATTTACAGCAAAAACCTAACTCGCTCCGATTGAATTCCGCCATTATTTGTCCCGATCTAAGTGTGTTCATGTGTTGCTGCCCGTCCTATTTGCACCTTCGTTACTGtatttccccttcctcaaaCCCCACCAGAGTTGTACAGATGTAGTGCATCGGTAACTTCTGATGTGTGGTAATATAAAGGTCACATTAATAAATAAAGCCATTGACCAGCAGTTTCAAAATTCCCCATGTATACACGTGTAATGTTTTTGCCCTTCCCTATATAGCATTCACACCATATATCCCAATGCAAATAATACAACTGATCCTTCCAGTTTTCtatgcttcttcttgacttcCTGGTTTGCTTTTCCAAACCTCCTCACATCACTACACATTCGCTCTGTGCGTCGTGCCTTGTTGGCCTTGAACCCTTGCCCTTTGGGTTTTTCTGATTATTGAGTTCAGTGAGACGTTGCATTGCCCGTTTGTGTTGTTGAGCTAAACAGTGGACGTATCAGGAAAGTCCAGATTTTAACGCCATtaggaaaaaaaaattaaaaaaaaTTACATACCCGCTGCGCGCATGTACCATCGTTTGGCAAGGTCCATATCTTGTTTGACTCCAATACCAATCTCAGTGTAGTCTACAAAACAAGTTAGGCATGGCTTGCGAGGTGAGACCATTGACTTACAGCCCACAGCATACTCCGCTTTTGCAAGACCCTTATTGGCAGCTTTTCGTCCCCATAGGTAGGCTTCGGTATCCGACTGTTTCAACACTCCCTCTACAAGCCTGTTAGCCACTATACGAGGGAGCGACAACTATCACTTACCACTACCCGTAAGATACCATCCACTCAGTGCCAGCTCCGCCTCACTATCGCCCTTCTCGGCCGCGCGAGTATACCATGCGATGCTTCTTCTCGGATCAATTGGACATCCAAGGTGTCCAAACTCATGACATTGCCCCAGTTTGAACTGCGCAGGCGGATAATTCAGCTGAGCAGCTTGAGTGAACAATTCCCTCGCCATGTTGGGGTCGTGCGGCAAGACACCTCCAACACCGTTGGGGCGTTCATGTAAGAGAGCGAGTTCATGTAAGGCGTGAGGGTTGTCTTCGTCCGCTTGGGATGCAGCACGCCTGAGCCATACAATAGCTTCACGAATATTCCGTGGCTGTGCGAGAAGACCACCGAGCAGGATCATACCCAGTTTGTACATTGCTGCCGTATCTCCCAAAGCTGCCGCCTTTCTGTAAAACAGCACCGCCCTTCCTGGATCCTTTCTGGTCCCCGCTCCGATCTCATTGCATACTGCGGATCGATACGTTGCGGCAGGATGATTGTGTTTGCTCGCCATCATGTAGAGGTAGTATGCCCTCTCGTGATCGACCGACAAACCCAGCTGACCAGTGCCGTACAAgttggcgaggaagaactGAGCATCGGGATAGGGCTCTTTACCTTCTGCAAGTTTCTTGATGTTTCGCAAAGATTCTTGCAAAAGAGAGTCACGATATTTGCGACCCAGTTTTGGATCAGAATGACTGATCTCGTCGCCGAGTTTCTTGGCAGCTTCGATGAGGTATTTGGCAAACGCAAATTGAGCTTCAGGATCAGGGTCATCCTTCATACGTTTTCGATAGTCGTCCACGTATTGCTTGGTATAAGGCGGTTTATTCAGGTCTACTGCGGCTTGCGTGCCTCGTCGGCGGGTGGAAGAAGCGCCAACCTGCTCGGTTACACGAGGCATGACAGGGACTGGAGGCATTGATCGAGAAGAGGCGGTGGACATGTTGGTGGCTGCTGTGTTTGATCGTGCAAGGGAAGGAACCGACCGTTGTCGGGTGGGGACTGGCGTAAAGGATGATGTCGCATATGATGATTCGGAAGGTGGGGGTGGCACAGGCGGTAAACCGAGCACATCGTTCGCAGCCGAATAATAGGGATTTGAATAGTCGGTCTGAACAGGTGCAGCATAACCACCATATGCCTGCCCGGTCGGGTACTGCTGGCCTTGTCTAGCTCCCTGTCCATACGCTCCCATCCCAGAGTCTAAGCTGTAGACACTTGCTGTACCATCCATATCTGTCGGATAACCCCCTGTAACTGATCTTTGTCTGGGATACTGGTTGCGGGGATGATATTGTTGTGGGTGAGAGGGCGCTGTCTTGTGCCGCGCAACTGGATTTGCAGGGGCCCCGGGCACAGCGGGGATATTAGGGGTGATTTGCAGTTGATTGAAATCGATGCTGTTGGGATCGGATACCGGTCGGCGCCCGAGAGAGCTTCCAGAGAAGCAATTGCTTTGACTGGGAGGTGGTTCGTTGGAATGGCCGTGGTGGCTCGCAGGATAGGCAGAGTTGGGGAGACCGTAATCTACAGGAGCATAAGGAGCGTGTTCCAGAGAAGGAGTGCGGGTATGTAGTACGGGAGGCAGCTGTGATCGATTAGAGTGGTCGGACTCTGAGATTGTTGTTGGAGAGAGGGGGATTCCAGCGTTCTCTGAAGCCATCAGAGCCTGGtaagaaggcaaaggaggatCGTTTGGATCGATTTCTGGTTCTGGCACGGCTGAGTAGCGGGTCAGCATGTTACACGGTGAATTTGAAAGATGGTAGGAGCGCCGCAAGGCAGAGTTTAGAAGAGTGTTGCTTTGTGACTCGGCTTTCGCACACACACCTACACACGCAGAACGGACAAAACACTCACCGTCATTCCGGGAactcctgctcctcccaGCAGTCTCACTTTCGTCCCCTGCATACATCTGATTCTGGCTGCTCGAGTTGGTCGGCAGGTAGCTGTCGTACGTAGCGGAGCGGCGCTGGGGCAGGGGGTTTGCCGACATGGCGGTATGTAAGTGATATGTGCGGGATGTGTTGTGGAGTTTGGTGAAAGCCCCGGACGCAGCATCGGGGACTCCTCCGGCCGCTCGTCTCATCTGTTTCATCTGTTTTAACAGTCCGCTCAGTTAGCGGAACCAATTCAACTCTAATAAGTTTACTTGCAGATCCTTATTTCACATCTAATCGGTGTTCCTAATCCACGCCCCCGTCGCGTTTTGTAATGCAGCCCGAATGTTTTCTAATGCTATTACAGAGGCAGCTCTAATGAGGCACAATTAGCCGATCAGCAAAAAAGTCGACCCACGAGTCGAACGAATGCGACGGACAACAACGGTGATATGCGGCTGTCATTATAACTGTTAACCTTCTATACAGCTACAAACTCGCAAAATGGACCCCTCAGTAAGCATTTCAACACCATTGCTGTTACGTGGATGCTTACTCTTCGTCAGGTTTCGAAGCCTACGCCCTCTCTTGAGGAGCTTACAAACCTCTTCGCCACGGCCTCCTCGTCTACCACCACTCTCACTTCTCGATCCGCCACCTTATTTCCCACTCCCAATGCCGAACCCTCAAAACCCGTCGAGCCCGCGAAGCCTAATCTCATTCCTATCTATGTTGAAATTCCTGCCGATTTGCTCACCCCCGTTTCGGCCTATTTGAAGATTGCaaaggatgaaaagtaCAGCTACTTATTGGAGAGTGTTGTTGGTGGAGAAAGCTTGGCCAGATATAGTTTTGTCGGTTCTAGTGAGTCCATCAACGTAGTTTGCCAACCATTCAGACTGACATACTTGTAAGACCCTTTCAAAACCATCAAAACCGGCgcgggagaagaagtcgagGGTGACCCCCTGGAagctttggagaaggaactTGAGCCCTACAGATTCGCTAAGATCCCTGAAATCTCTGCCTTCACTGGAGGTGCCGTTGGTTTTATTACCTACGACGCTATCAACCACTTTGAACCCGTCACCACCCCCGCCACACCCCTTCACAACCCTATCCCTGGCATGCCTGAGGCTTGTTTCATGCTTTTCTCTACCAATATCATCTTTGACCACATCTACCAGACAGTCAAGATAGTGTCTCATGTCTACCTCCGCGACGGTACACCCGCTTCCCAAATCCCTTCTCTTTACGATGAAGCCTCAGCCAGAATTGAGAGTGTCCGACGTAAGCTCATGAACCCCGAAACCCCCATGCCTCACCAAGGGCCTATCACTCTTGGTAACCAGTCCGAGAGCAATGTTGGAAAGGCCGGATACGAAGGTTTCGTtaccaagctcaaggagcACATTGTTAAGGGCGATATCATCCAGGCTGTGCCCTCGCAAAGACTGACTAGAGAGACTGCTTTGCATCCGTTCAATGTGTACAGGCacttgagaagattgaaCCCCAGTCCTTACATGTTCTACTTGGACTGCGGAGATGTTCGATTAGTGGGCGCAAGTCCAGAGACGCTGTGTAAGGtcgagggaagaaaagtgTACAACCACGCTATTGCAGGTACTGTTAAACGAGGGAAGACCGCGGAGGGTATGTCCATTTCTTCAAGCGGTTGGATGTATAGGCTGACATTGTATTGTAGAGGACGCCGTCCTTGGTGCCGGACTTCTTGCCTCTGACAAGGACCGAGCGGAGCACATCATGCTTGTCGACCTTGCCAGAAACGATGTCAATAGAATTTGCAAGCCCGAGACCGTTAATGTTGACAACCTTATGCAAGTCGAAAAGTTCAGTCACGTTATACACTTGACAAGTCAGATCAGCGGTATGCTGAGGGATGACCAATCTAGGTAAGCTCTCAATCTGCTTGGACGAATTTGCAAGAAGACCGACATTACGCAGGTTCGACGCCTTCCGATCCATCTTCCCTGCCGGTACCGTCTCTGGCGCTCCCAAGATCAAGGCAGTCCAACTCATTTCTGGTCTTGAGAAGGAGCGACGTGGTGTCTACGCCGGTGCGGTTGGTCGATTCGACTTTGACAGGGACAATCTCGATACCTGTATCGCCATCCGAACAATGACATTtaaggatggaaaggtgTTCTTGCAGGCAGGTGGAGGTATCGTCTTTGACagtgtggaagaagatgagttTGTGGAGACCATTAACAAGTTGGGGGCGAATGTCAAATGTATCGAAGAGGCTGAGAGTGAGTCGATTTTTATCTTTTTGCTTTGTTCCGGATTTATCGTGGTGCTGATCAGACGTTGCAGAGTACTACGCGAGGTTGCAAGGACAGAACGTGTAAAAAATTTTAGACAATATAGAAGCCCATGAACCTGTGCATTACTTATCTTCTCGATAAATTATATGATCGCTGATGTGTTTCAACGGACCATTAATGTTATTTAGATAACACCTGGATTTTTCATGTTCTATTTATCATTCGTGAGGGACCAAGGGATTATGGGATTACCGCTATTTGACCGATAATCGACATTGTAGCAGTACGATGTAGGAAGTACAATGCCGACCGAGGATGTTAGTGTCCGTGTCAAGGAGAGTGTTACCCGTCATTAAAAGATTGAGACCGCTCATTTGATCGGTGACTTGAGTGCAAATGTAACTCTTGTCTTGATTTGCAAACTTTTAGGATGGCCCAAGGTGTTTTCTCGACCTTTGCTTACAACGTCTTGTCCCTCTGTAGGTCTGAACGGATTTTGGTACTTCTGAAAAACTGCCTTGGTAATGACTCATGCATGTCTTTAGCATTTACATCATCTATAGTACATATTCCATACAATCTACCCAATCTTCGTTAAAGCTAGTAACtactcttttcttcattacctccgccttctccctccccccATGTCGAAATTCATCTGTCGACCACCTCTCAATCCCATACTTGGGCCTCCCATGaactcatcctccttctgacCGTAAACAAGGGAGTGTTTTTCAGCGTACTGTGACAGGTATCagtttttttgttttttgttttttgtttttttttgttgcTAGAATGAGGTGTTGAAGAGCGTAACATACCTCGCTAAGGGCGTTGAGCTGCTTGGTCAGGGTTGTCAAATATGAACTAATCTGGACATCGCTGTATTCCTACGAAAGTGTTAGTTCCGTACAGGGTTAAAGAATAGGACATACAGTTATAAGTTCTTCTCGGAATTCGCCAGCATCCATAGTGGGAAGAGTTGCGACGAGAGATGAAATTCGGCGGAGAATTGAGTAATCAGGCTTGGCTGATTCTATAGGAAGTGAGCTCTTGCGTTGCAAAGGTTTGGCAAGTCATCTTACTGTTAACTACACCGGTGACGTATTTCAACAAAATCTCTATCCTGTCATACAGCATCTTGATAGCGTTTCTCTGGGTTGTGAGATGAGCAACCGCTACATCACAACACATCAGCAAGATTTTGAGCGATTCAGCAACAGGACGTACCAgtatcctcctctcccgctCCGCCTTTGGCAACGCCATCTACAGCAATTCTTTCCGCTTCGCCAGTCTCGATGCCATATTCCAGCTCTACAAACTTTCCTTCCCCGGAGATTTCCCCTGTGGTGTCTGTGACAGTGGCAGATTCATATATCTTCAAGGGTAGAGCCTGAGTGCCCGAAGCAGGGTCGGGGTCGAATAAGAGGAAAATGGGTGTTTCAACCGACGAAGCGAATTGGGCATGGAGAGAAATGTCATCTGATGAAGGCTCCTTGCCGACAGAATACCACCCAATGACATCGAGTGTAGGAAATACCTGCTTGACTGTATATATGATGTCAACATGCAGATCCTTAGATTTGAGAATAAAACTCACATTGATCCTTTCGCGTTTCGAGGAAGTCAGTGTTGAGCACGTATTTGCCGCCCGAGGACCCGCTATCACTCATGTCTACATCCTCACCGCTCATCACAGAGGGATGGTAGATAAGCTCAAACGAGTTGACGATAGCAATCTCGCGGTTACTCTCAGTGCCGAGAAGCGCGCCGATCACTATTCAACGACAGTCAGTAGGCAGGAACTGATTTCTTGGCTAATGAGCCCGTACATTTAGGCACTTCAGATCCTGTAGAGGTGCATTGAGCCCGAGTATAGACGTCCGAAATGTTGAGAATAGCTAGAGGATGTCTGTTGAGATGGTTAAGATAAAATTAATTACTAGGCATGGGGGAAGTTCACGTACAATTTGATGTTCACACCAGATGTAGCACCGGATTGCATCACATGCGGGCTGGAGGAGGGGCCGGACATGGTATGATACACTTGCCCAACTGCAATTTGTGTTGTTATTCAAGAAATGAACGTCGGTTTATTGTTCACCCGCCATCTATCTATCTTCGTCAGGAGCTCTTCTTGACTGCATCATGTCCTCTAATGAACTTCCACGTCATGATATGTCGATAGAAGGCGAGCTTTGCCACAACAAATAACGAATGCGCGAATCTGGACTCTTCGAAGCTCTGGTCATTTTACTACTTATCTCTTCGCGAACCCATCCAAGTTAAAACTTTAAAGCGAAGGGACTCCATGAGCTCCCAATATGTCTAGGGTAGCAAACGGAGCCATCCCCGATAGACCAAATCGCCCACTCGTCGTACGGTG
Encoded here:
- a CDS encoding hypothetical protein (HMMPfam hit to Anth_synt_I_N, Anthranilate synthase component I, N terminal region, score: 151.3, E(): 2.1e-42; HMMPfam hit to Chorismate_bind, chorismate binding enzyme, score: 501.9, E(): 6e-148); this translates as MDPSVSKPTPSLEELTNLFATASSSTTTLTSRSATLFPTPNAEPSKPVEPAKPNLIPIYVEIPADLLTPVSAYLKIAKDEKYSYLLESVVGGESLARYSFVGSNPFKTIKTGAGEEVEGDPLEALEKELEPYRFAKIPEISAFTGGAVGFITYDAINHFEPVTTPATPLHNPIPGMPEACFMLFSTNIIFDHIYQTVKIVSHVYLRDGTPASQIPSLYDEASARIESVRRKLMNPETPMPHQGPITLGNQSESNVGKAGYEGFVTKLKEHIVKGDIIQAVPSQRLTRETALHPFNVYRHLRRLNPSPYMFYLDCGDVRLVGASPETLCKVEGRKVYNHAIAGTVKRGKTAEEDAVLGAGLLASDKDRAEHIMLVDLARNDVNRICKPETVNVDNLMQVEKFSHVIHLTSQISGMLRDDQSRFDAFRSIFPAGTVSGAPKIKAVQLISGLEKERRGVYAGAVGRFDFDRDNLDTCIAIRTMTFKDGKVFLQAGGGIVFDSVEEDEFVETINKLGANVKCIEEAEKYYARLQGQNV
- a CDS encoding hypothetical protein (HMMPfam hit to Mov34, Mov34/MPN/PAD-1 family, score: 47.1, E(): 4.7e-11), giving the protein MSGPSSSPHVMQSGATSGVNIKLHPLAILNISDVYTRAQCTSTGSEVPKLIGALLGTESNREIAIVNSFELIYHPSVMSGEDVDMSDSGSSGGKYVLNTDFLETRKDQFKQVFPTLDVIGWYSVGKEPSSDDISLHAQFASSVETPIFLLFDPDPASGTQALPLKIYESATVTDTTGEISGEGKFVELEYGIETGEAERIAVDGVAKGGAGEEDTAVAHLTTQRNAIKMLYDRIEILLKYVTGVVNKSAKPDYSILRRISSLVATLPTMDAGEFREELITEYSDVQISSYLTTLTKQLNALSEVCYALQHLILATKKNKKQKTKKLIPVTVR